In Streptomyces sp. NBC_00569, a single genomic region encodes these proteins:
- a CDS encoding MFS transporter: MAAGYAEILKARHAARLLAGTLVGRLPNATAAIAIVLFVRAEGGTYSLAGALAAVYGVSNAVGQPLLGRLVDLRGQPRVQLPAALASALAMTVFAFAGTGAPALAYIAVGAAGLFTPPLEGGLRALWPNVLPREDQVHTAYAMDAVAQEVMFTVGPLLVTVCVSLWSAQAALIVLNVVGVLGALSVVVSQPSRAWRSAPREAHWLGALRSPGLLALLGAFLFIGTALGSITVAGVSYADGHGGDVTYGWLMAALGLGALAGGSVYGARQWAGVPERRLRWLVALLALFYVPLVLMPGVVAMTALTALAGVFLAPSIACAFIIVDRHAPRGTVTEAFSWLVTTFTVGTSIGTAAAGPVVEWGGTVWGFAVPGAAGVAALLVLLATGRVLAAPRGAGRVAGSSENDRNGAVEPGFSTGHQA; encoded by the coding sequence ATGGCCGCGGGATATGCGGAGATCCTCAAGGCGCGGCACGCGGCGCGGCTGCTGGCGGGCACCCTGGTGGGGCGGCTGCCGAACGCGACGGCCGCCATCGCGATCGTGCTGTTCGTGCGCGCCGAGGGCGGCACGTACAGCCTGGCCGGGGCCCTCGCGGCGGTGTACGGCGTCTCCAACGCGGTGGGACAGCCGTTGCTCGGCCGGCTCGTGGACCTGCGGGGACAGCCCCGGGTGCAGCTCCCGGCGGCGCTGGCGTCGGCCCTGGCCATGACCGTCTTCGCCTTCGCCGGGACCGGGGCACCGGCGCTCGCGTACATCGCGGTGGGCGCGGCCGGCCTGTTCACACCGCCCCTCGAGGGCGGGCTGCGCGCGCTGTGGCCGAACGTGCTGCCGCGCGAGGACCAGGTGCACACCGCGTACGCCATGGACGCGGTGGCGCAGGAAGTCATGTTCACCGTCGGCCCGCTGCTCGTCACCGTGTGCGTCTCGCTGTGGTCGGCGCAGGCCGCGCTCATCGTTCTGAACGTCGTCGGCGTCCTCGGCGCGCTGTCGGTGGTCGTGTCGCAGCCCTCGCGCGCGTGGCGCTCGGCGCCGCGTGAGGCGCACTGGCTGGGCGCCCTGCGCTCGCCCGGACTCCTCGCGCTCCTCGGGGCGTTCCTGTTCATCGGGACGGCGCTGGGCTCGATCACGGTGGCGGGCGTCTCGTACGCGGACGGACACGGCGGCGACGTGACGTACGGCTGGCTGATGGCGGCGCTCGGGCTCGGCGCGCTGGCGGGCGGCTCGGTCTACGGGGCGCGGCAGTGGGCCGGGGTGCCCGAGCGGCGGCTGCGGTGGCTGGTGGCCCTGCTGGCCCTCTTCTACGTGCCGTTGGTGCTGATGCCGGGCGTCGTGGCCATGACGGCCCTGACGGCGCTCGCCGGGGTGTTCCTCGCCCCGTCGATCGCGTGCGCGTTCATCATCGTCGACCGGCACGCGCCGCGGGGCACGGTGACGGAGGCGTTCTCGTGGCTCGTGACGACGTTCACGGTGGGTACGTCGATCGGAACCGCCGCGGCCGGACCGGTCGTCGAGTGGGGCGGCACGGTGTGGGGCTTCGCCGTTCCCGGAGCCGCGGGCGTGGCCGCGCTGCTCGTGCTTCTCGCCACCGGACGGGTCCTCGCAGCTCCCCGTGGCGCCGGGCGTGTCGCGGGCTCATCGGAAAATGATCGAAACGGTGCTGTCGAACCCGGTTTCAGTACAGGGCATCAGGCGTAA
- the pafA gene encoding Pup--protein ligase: MDRRIFGLENEYGVTCTFRGQRRLSPDEVARYLFRRVVSWGRSSNVFLRNGARLYLDVGSHPEYATPECDNVTELVTHDKAGERILEGLLVDAERRLHEEGIAGDVYLFKNNTDSAGNSYGCHENYLVARHGEFSRLADILIPFLVTRQLLCGAGKVLQTPRGAVYCVSQRAEHIWEGVSSATTRSRPIINTRDEPHADAERYRRLHVIVGDSNMSETTMLLKVGATDLVLRMIEAGTVMRDLTLENPIRAIREVSHDITGRRKVRLASGREASALEVQREYYEKAVDFCERRGIRTGTVEQVLELWGRVLDSIEAEDLDRIGTEIDWVMKYKLIERYRAKHNMTMSHPRVAQIDLAYHDIHRRRGLYYLLERKGQAARICNDLKIFEGKSVPPQTTRARLRGDFIRRAQEQRRDFTVDWVHLKLNDQAQRTVLCKDPFRSVDDRVEKLIAGM; the protein is encoded by the coding sequence ATGGACCGCCGCATTTTCGGGCTGGAGAACGAGTACGGCGTCACATGTACGTTTAGGGGACAGCGCCGCCTGTCTCCTGACGAGGTGGCGCGGTACCTCTTCCGCCGTGTCGTGTCATGGGGCCGCAGCAGCAATGTCTTTCTGCGGAACGGCGCCCGCCTCTATCTCGATGTCGGGTCACATCCGGAATACGCAACTCCCGAATGTGACAACGTGACCGAGTTGGTCACGCACGACAAAGCGGGCGAGCGCATTCTGGAAGGCCTGCTCGTCGACGCCGAACGCCGCCTGCACGAGGAGGGAATCGCGGGCGACGTCTATCTCTTCAAGAACAACACCGACTCGGCGGGAAACTCCTACGGCTGCCACGAGAACTATCTGGTGGCCCGTCACGGGGAGTTCTCGCGACTCGCGGACATCCTCATTCCGTTCCTGGTCACACGGCAACTGCTGTGTGGCGCGGGCAAGGTGCTGCAGACTCCGCGCGGCGCCGTGTACTGCGTGAGCCAGCGTGCCGAGCACATCTGGGAGGGCGTGTCCTCCGCGACCACGCGTTCCCGCCCCATCATCAACACCCGCGACGAACCGCACGCGGACGCCGAGCGCTACCGGCGCCTGCACGTCATCGTCGGCGACTCGAACATGTCCGAGACGACGATGCTCCTCAAGGTGGGCGCCACCGACCTCGTGCTCCGCATGATCGAGGCCGGCACGGTCATGCGTGACCTCACACTGGAGAACCCGATCCGGGCCATCCGCGAGGTCAGCCACGACATCACCGGCCGGCGCAAGGTGCGTCTGGCCAGCGGCCGCGAGGCATCCGCCCTCGAGGTGCAGCGCGAGTACTACGAGAAGGCCGTGGACTTCTGCGAGCGCCGCGGGATCCGCACCGGCACCGTCGAGCAGGTCCTCGAACTGTGGGGCCGTGTTCTCGACTCGATCGAGGCCGAGGACCTCGACCGGATCGGCACCGAGATCGACTGGGTGATGAAGTACAAGCTCATCGAGCGGTACCGGGCCAAGCACAACATGACCATGTCGCATCCGCGGGTCGCGCAGATAGACCTCGCGTATCACGACATCCACCGCCGCAGGGGCCTCTACTACCTCCTGGAGAGGAAGGGACAGGCGGCCCGCATCTGCAACGACCTCAAGATCTTCGAGGGCAAGTCGGTGCCGCCGCAGACCACGCGCGCGCGGCTGCGGGGCGACTTCATCCGCAGGGCCCAGGAACAGCGCCGTGACTTCACGGTCGACTGGGTGCACCTGAAGCTGAACGACCAGGCGCAGCGGACGGTGCTGTGCAAGGACCCCTTCCGGTCGGTGGACGACCGGGTGGAGAAGCTGATCGCCGGAATGTAG
- a CDS encoding FKBP-type peptidyl-prolyl cis-trans isomerase encodes MRRRLAALLIVPALALTATACGGDDNKKSDTDKADSASSSPQAEAAAPKPVDAASPMPEISGAVGKQAKITVPKAEPSGKFVVHTLSQGDGAVVKKDDLVSMNFTGKVWKSGKDLGSSYQQGGSPQMITAGSKSVIPAFADALVGQKEGSRVLVVAPPAAGFGSQGNQQAGVTGTDTLVFAIDVGKVTPKMATGTQASIPSNLPQIKADKPEPATISVPKNDPPKKLVDQVLIQGKGAEIKSGKTVTMQYSGAAWKINEGKPKATLFDSSWNAGQPFTTVIGQGQVIPGWDKGLVGKHVGDRVLLVIPADQAYGKQAKGDTLPANSTLVFVVDILATS; translated from the coding sequence GTGCGACGCCGACTTGCTGCTCTGCTCATCGTCCCGGCTCTGGCGCTGACCGCGACGGCGTGCGGGGGTGATGACAACAAGAAGAGCGACACGGACAAGGCGGACTCGGCGTCCTCCTCGCCCCAGGCCGAGGCGGCCGCGCCCAAGCCCGTCGACGCGGCTTCGCCCATGCCGGAGATCAGTGGCGCCGTCGGCAAGCAGGCGAAGATCACCGTGCCGAAGGCCGAGCCGAGCGGCAAGTTCGTCGTGCACACGCTGTCGCAGGGTGACGGCGCCGTGGTCAAGAAGGACGACCTGGTGTCGATGAACTTCACCGGCAAGGTCTGGAAGAGCGGCAAGGACCTCGGCAGCTCCTACCAGCAGGGCGGCAGCCCGCAGATGATCACCGCGGGTTCGAAGTCGGTCATCCCGGCGTTCGCGGACGCCCTGGTGGGCCAGAAGGAGGGCAGCCGCGTCCTCGTCGTGGCGCCGCCGGCCGCCGGTTTCGGCAGCCAGGGCAACCAGCAGGCGGGCGTCACCGGCACCGACACGCTGGTCTTCGCGATCGACGTCGGCAAGGTCACCCCGAAGATGGCGACGGGCACGCAGGCGTCCATCCCGTCGAACCTGCCGCAGATCAAGGCCGACAAGCCGGAGCCCGCGACGATCTCCGTGCCGAAGAACGACCCGCCGAAGAAGCTGGTCGACCAGGTCCTGATCCAGGGCAAGGGGGCCGAGATCAAGAGCGGCAAGACGGTCACCATGCAGTACAGCGGTGCCGCCTGGAAGATCAACGAGGGCAAGCCGAAGGCCACGCTCTTCGACTCCTCGTGGAACGCGGGCCAGCCGTTCACCACGGTCATCGGCCAGGGCCAGGTCATCCCGGGCTGGGACAAGGGTCTCGTCGGCAAGCACGTGGGCGACCGCGTCCTGCTGGTGATCCCGGCCGACCAGGCGTACGGGAAGCAGGCCAAGGGCGACACGCTCCCGGCCAACTCGACGCTCGTGTTCGTCGTCGACATCCTGGCCACGTCCTGA
- a CDS encoding FKBP-type peptidyl-prolyl cis-trans isomerase, producing the protein MSIEKPEIDFPEGQPPADLEIKEIWEGDGAVAKPGDYVKVHYVGVAFSTGEEFDASWNRGNPLEFQLGAGQVITGWDKGIQGMKVGGRRRLTIPAHLAYGERGAGGGVIAPGETLIFVCDLVGV; encoded by the coding sequence GTGAGCATCGAGAAGCCCGAGATCGACTTCCCCGAGGGCCAGCCGCCGGCTGACCTGGAGATCAAGGAGATCTGGGAGGGTGACGGCGCCGTCGCCAAGCCCGGCGACTACGTCAAGGTCCACTACGTGGGCGTGGCCTTCTCCACCGGCGAGGAGTTCGACGCCTCCTGGAACCGCGGTAACCCGCTGGAGTTCCAGCTCGGCGCCGGCCAGGTCATCACCGGCTGGGACAAGGGCATCCAGGGCATGAAGGTCGGCGGCCGCCGCCGGCTGACCATCCCCGCCCACCTCGCCTACGGCGAGCGTGGCGCCGGCGGCGGCGTGATCGCCCCCGGCGAGACGCTGATCTTCGTCTGCGACCTGGTCGGCGTCTGA
- a CDS encoding helix-turn-helix transcriptional regulator, producing the protein MAIAKAERLMNLALCLLGTGRPLSKRELRGSIEAYLEANSDDSFNRMFERDKDDLRELGLVIATVESLDGEIGYLARRDSNRLPPVTLDAEEAAALGLAAKVWQQARLAGAASGALQKLRAAGLPEDVDPYEAHSALEPRIPAHEASFEPLMLACRDRRPVVFDYRKATAARPEQRHVEPWALECWRGHWYLAGWDRDRGAERVFRLSRITGKVRSRAGRFTADVPDVVTVRETVASWAGETADRTALIRLRTGSGYPLRAKASAVRDLGDGWDELEIPYGHGLDAWLVEFGPDVVVLEPAELRAEVVDRLRAVAKG; encoded by the coding sequence ATGGCCATTGCGAAGGCCGAGCGGCTGATGAATCTGGCGCTGTGTCTGCTCGGGACGGGACGCCCACTCAGCAAGCGTGAGCTGCGCGGTTCCATCGAGGCCTACCTGGAAGCCAACTCCGACGACAGCTTCAACCGGATGTTCGAGCGTGACAAGGACGACCTGCGGGAGCTCGGCCTGGTCATCGCGACCGTGGAGAGCCTCGACGGGGAGATCGGCTATCTCGCCCGCCGCGACAGCAACCGGCTGCCGCCCGTCACCCTCGACGCCGAGGAGGCCGCCGCGCTGGGCCTCGCCGCGAAGGTCTGGCAGCAGGCCCGCCTCGCCGGCGCCGCCAGCGGAGCCCTGCAGAAGCTGAGGGCCGCAGGACTCCCCGAGGACGTCGACCCGTACGAGGCGCACTCGGCCCTCGAACCCCGTATCCCCGCACACGAGGCATCCTTCGAACCCCTGATGCTGGCCTGCCGCGACCGGCGGCCCGTCGTCTTCGACTACCGCAAGGCCACGGCCGCGCGGCCCGAGCAGCGGCATGTCGAGCCGTGGGCGCTGGAGTGCTGGCGCGGCCACTGGTACCTCGCCGGCTGGGACCGCGACCGCGGAGCCGAGCGCGTCTTCCGGCTCTCCCGCATCACCGGCAAGGTCCGCTCCCGGGCAGGCCGCTTCACCGCGGACGTGCCCGACGTCGTGACCGTCCGCGAGACCGTCGCGAGCTGGGCCGGCGAGACCGCCGACCGCACGGCCCTCATCAGGCTGCGCACCGGCTCCGGCTATCCGCTGCGCGCCAAGGCCTCCGCCGTGCGCGACCTCGGCGACGGCTGGGACGAGCTGGAGATTCCGTACGGGCACGGGCTCGACGCCTGGCTGGTCGAGTTCGGGCCCGACGTGGTCGTGCTCGAACCCGCCGAGCTGCGGGCCGAGGTCGTCGACCGGCTGCGTGCCGTGGCCAAGGGCTGA
- a CDS encoding helix-turn-helix transcriptional regulator — protein MATNAIDQTRRMLSLVTYLRERPGARVEDVARAFGITEDELISDLDILPLCGTSFRGGDLLDIDTDGDRIWWHNPDDVAAPLRLAADEATALLVAARAVSTLPGLRESDRLALLRATAKLEAAAGEAAGASARLSVTFESEGGVFADVDRAISERRRLWIRYYSPARDELTEREIDPIRLVSVGHTYVEAWCRRSEARRTFRLDRVAEIRILDEPSAPPEIELRDLSEGLVQPAAEDPEVVVEVGPGGRWVAEYYPHDSAEELADGGLRITLRTPEPSSLRRLALRLGRDGRIVSPLGLAESARQAAGEALAAYDGQG, from the coding sequence ATGGCCACGAACGCCATCGACCAGACCCGGCGGATGCTGTCCCTCGTGACATATCTGCGGGAGCGCCCTGGAGCGCGCGTCGAGGATGTCGCCCGCGCCTTCGGGATCACTGAGGACGAGCTGATCTCGGACCTCGACATCCTGCCGCTGTGCGGGACGAGCTTCCGCGGGGGTGACCTCCTCGACATCGACACGGACGGCGACCGCATCTGGTGGCACAACCCGGACGACGTCGCCGCGCCGCTGCGGCTCGCCGCCGACGAGGCGACGGCGCTGCTCGTCGCCGCCCGCGCCGTGTCCACGCTGCCCGGCCTCAGGGAGAGCGACCGGCTCGCGCTCCTGCGGGCCACCGCGAAGCTGGAGGCCGCGGCCGGCGAGGCGGCCGGCGCGAGCGCCCGGCTCTCGGTGACCTTCGAGTCCGAGGGCGGCGTCTTCGCCGACGTCGACCGGGCGATCTCGGAGCGGCGCCGGCTGTGGATCCGCTACTACTCCCCGGCCCGTGACGAGCTCACCGAGCGGGAGATCGACCCCATCCGTCTGGTGAGCGTCGGCCACACCTACGTGGAGGCCTGGTGCCGGCGCTCCGAGGCGCGGCGCACCTTCCGCCTCGACCGGGTCGCCGAGATCCGGATCCTGGACGAGCCGTCAGCGCCGCCGGAGATCGAACTGCGGGACCTGTCCGAGGGGCTCGTGCAGCCCGCGGCCGAGGATCCCGAGGTCGTGGTCGAGGTCGGTCCCGGCGGACGCTGGGTCGCGGAGTACTACCCGCACGACAGCGCCGAGGAGTTGGCGGACGGCGGCCTGCGGATCACGCTGCGCACGCCGGAGCCGTCGTCGCTGAGGCGGCTCGCGCTCCGGCTCGGCCGCGACGGGCGTATCGTCTCGCCGCTCGGGCTCGCCGAGAGTGCGCGGCAGGCTGCCGGAGAGGCGCTGGCCGCGTACGACGGTCAGGGGTAG
- a CDS encoding phage terminase large subunit family protein: protein MGGLSAVVGPVLFKAACPDCRERFELSAGALRLAIGATRRTTFYSFTCPECGAAVRKPAGERIIELLTGGGVSTLRLHQTV, encoded by the coding sequence ATGGGTGGATTGTCCGCGGTGGTGGGTCCGGTGCTCTTCAAGGCCGCCTGCCCCGACTGCCGTGAGCGTTTCGAACTCTCCGCGGGCGCCCTGCGCCTGGCGATCGGCGCCACCCGCCGCACCACGTTCTACTCGTTCACCTGCCCCGAGTGCGGCGCCGCCGTACGCAAGCCGGCCGGGGAGCGCATCATCGAACTCCTCACCGGCGGAGGGGTGAGCACGCTCCGCCTCCATCAGACCGTCTAG
- the tatA gene encoding Sec-independent protein translocase subunit TatA has product MFGKIGAPEIILILVVIVLLFGAKKLPDMARSLGKSARILKSEAKAMKSDGQQTAPADPPQHDGQTPAQRTIKAAPGDVTGGRPVTEPTDQTSQR; this is encoded by the coding sequence ATGTTCGGAAAGATCGGCGCCCCTGAGATCATTCTGATCCTCGTCGTCATCGTCCTGCTGTTCGGCGCGAAGAAGCTTCCCGACATGGCGCGCTCGCTGGGCAAGTCGGCCCGCATCCTCAAGAGCGAGGCCAAGGCCATGAAGTCCGACGGCCAGCAGACCGCGCCGGCCGACCCGCCGCAGCACGACGGGCAGACCCCGGCGCAGCGCACGATCAAGGCCGCCCCCGGTGACGTGACAGGCGGCCGCCCGGTCACCGAGCCGACCGACCAGACTTCGCAGCGCTGA
- the tatC gene encoding twin-arginine translocase subunit TatC — protein sequence MLKSARKTEKDPEGRMPLAEHLRELRNRLAKALLAIVVVTIVAAFFYKDIIEFFTNPVLDSVGCKSSFAELAEQANKGQHDETCARIVLNGLLTPFTLALKISLMAGVVLASPVWLYQLWGFVAPGLHKHEKKYATAFVATGFPLFLCGAFFAYKTLPTMARVLLDFSPGGVDNQLPLDDLLDLITRMVVVFGLSFELPLLLVMLNLTGVLTGKRMIGWWRAMIMGITVFAAVATPSTDPLSMLALAGPIWILYFAAAGFSLLNDRRKARDHEDLDDDEASNLDLTPEPVSAGNTLPEQASSDHDRVNGYDDVT from the coding sequence TTGCTCAAGTCTGCCCGCAAGACGGAGAAGGATCCCGAGGGGCGGATGCCGCTCGCGGAACACCTGCGTGAGCTACGCAACCGGCTCGCGAAGGCTTTGCTGGCCATCGTCGTCGTCACGATCGTCGCCGCCTTCTTCTACAAGGACATCATCGAGTTCTTCACCAATCCGGTGCTCGACTCGGTGGGCTGCAAGTCGAGCTTCGCCGAGCTCGCCGAGCAGGCGAACAAGGGACAGCACGACGAGACGTGCGCGCGGATCGTGCTCAACGGTCTGCTGACGCCGTTCACGCTCGCGCTGAAGATCTCGCTGATGGCGGGTGTCGTCCTCGCGTCGCCGGTCTGGCTCTACCAGCTGTGGGGCTTCGTCGCACCCGGCCTGCACAAGCACGAGAAGAAGTACGCGACCGCTTTCGTCGCCACCGGCTTCCCGCTGTTCCTGTGCGGTGCCTTCTTCGCGTACAAGACCCTCCCCACGATGGCGAGGGTGCTGCTCGACTTCTCGCCGGGCGGTGTCGACAACCAGCTGCCGCTGGACGATCTCCTGGACCTGATCACACGCATGGTGGTCGTGTTCGGGCTCTCCTTCGAGCTGCCGCTGCTTCTCGTGATGCTCAACCTCACCGGGGTGCTCACGGGCAAGCGGATGATCGGGTGGTGGCGCGCCATGATCATGGGCATCACGGTCTTCGCGGCCGTGGCGACGCCCAGCACCGACCCGCTGAGCATGCTGGCGCTCGCCGGACCCATCTGGATCCTGTACTTCGCGGCCGCCGGTTTCTCCCTGCTCAACGACCGCCGCAAGGCCAGGGACCACGAGGACCTGGACGACGACGAGGCCTCGAACCTGGACCTCACGCCCGAGCCTGTCTCGGCGGGCAACACGCTGCCCGAGCAGGCGAGCTCGGACCATGACCGGGTCAACGGTTATGACGACGTGACCTGA
- a CDS encoding diacylglycerol kinase: protein MTSEITLFVNPTAGRGRGAQAAQPAASALRAAGFSVRTVVGEDADDALTRARAAVHAGTGALIAVGGDGMANLALQAVAGTRTPLGVIAVGTGNDFARSLGLPVRDPAAAGALVADALKASRIRELDLGRADGHWFGTVLASGFDSRVNDRGNRMRWPGGRFKYDLAIVAELATFKPVPYRITLDDGPVLEVEATLVAVGNGTSYGGGMKICAGADMTDGLFDITVVGDCSRATLLKVFPRVYKGTHLDHPVVTVHRAKKVELAAEGITGYADGEPLGSLPLTVECVPRAALIVGP from the coding sequence GTGACCAGCGAGATCACCCTCTTCGTCAATCCCACCGCCGGGCGCGGCCGGGGCGCCCAGGCGGCGCAGCCGGCCGCTTCCGCGTTGCGGGCGGCCGGTTTCTCCGTGCGTACGGTCGTGGGGGAGGACGCCGACGACGCGCTCACGCGCGCGCGTGCCGCGGTCCACGCCGGCACCGGAGCGCTCATAGCCGTCGGCGGTGACGGCATGGCCAACCTCGCGCTGCAGGCCGTCGCGGGCACCCGCACCCCACTCGGCGTGATCGCCGTCGGGACAGGGAACGACTTCGCCCGCTCCCTCGGACTGCCCGTGCGGGACCCGGCGGCGGCGGGCGCCCTCGTCGCCGACGCGCTCAAGGCCTCGCGGATCCGCGAGCTCGACCTGGGGAGGGCCGACGGACACTGGTTCGGTACCGTCCTGGCCTCGGGTTTCGACTCCCGGGTCAACGACCGGGGCAACCGGATGCGCTGGCCCGGCGGCCGCTTCAAGTACGACCTCGCGATCGTCGCCGAGCTCGCCACCTTCAAGCCCGTTCCGTACCGGATCACCCTGGACGACGGCCCCGTGCTGGAGGTCGAGGCCACGCTCGTCGCCGTGGGGAACGGGACGTCGTACGGCGGTGGCATGAAGATCTGTGCGGGCGCCGACATGACGGACGGACTTTTCGACATCACGGTCGTCGGGGACTGCTCGCGGGCGACGCTGCTCAAGGTCTTCCCGCGTGTCTACAAGGGGACCCACCTCGACCACCCCGTGGTCACCGTCCACCGCGCCAAGAAGGTCGAACTGGCCGCGGAGGGGATCACCGGGTACGCCGACGGGGAGCCGCTCGGAAGCCTGCCCCTCACGGTCGAGTGCGTGCCGCGGGCCGCGCTGATCGTAGGGCCCTGA